The following coding sequences are from one Lolium rigidum isolate FL_2022 chromosome 6, APGP_CSIRO_Lrig_0.1, whole genome shotgun sequence window:
- the LOC124658990 gene encoding uncharacterized protein LOC124658990 isoform X2, whose product MEFQADGARWPEPRGGSAEAPPPPLEAPSPRFDSSRALRLLRELGRNVTEDLVVLMPNLLSFLKHDDPAVVKQSIASGTNLFAAVLEEMALQINGRGRVDAWLEEMWAWMNQFKDAVCVMMHEPGPIAFKLLAVKFIETWILCLTPQPNSDRIQPIEGNNRRFDPSRLAKFHTSLDPVILEANANRAFILLVDILKSAYAHRGSFLVGTINSLAAIGKNRPVYYDRVLSVLFGFDPSLQTSKGAHSASLRYSLKTAFLGFLRSPCQEMLDSKDILVRRLRALSPGEATEQIIRQVEKLSRNIERASRMNKDEPPPWEMPYGDVSRKNPAPAMAEGIAKRARFDGSACLNPLIQGTPDYSDVKIENDANMGHSSDPTILSTDVSPVEKMIEMIGALLAEGERGAESLGILISSVESDVMADIVIETMKHLPEAPFPLATNKIEPQSNLQSSSSPPTENFPGHTHSLPFTAQLAPSADGVGISPPDALLGPGSTDSKRDPRRDPRRLDPRRTVAPATASAIQVKVETTSMHQTNTLSDIPSVPGKGEKCAEYSGDPPKSEDEEHPSSHPNNQVIVEENSEFLDDATEPETIFELHAPVEAGFPSDVNEEMDNPLSPEAISNNESDSMDLEVDPFSPVPKTSTPEDTTHELPLLPSHLDLSDSEKITLHILAVRRIIDDYKKNSLDTRFSLLAHLVAQSTADDNIMDLIQRHIIFHYHDQKGHELAMHVLYQLQCVNIADAPESSTSTSEHYEKFFISLAKSLIDSLPASDKSFSKLLCDAPCLPEPLFRLLEGLCMSQGNNQQIKDSEGDRVAQGLGTVWSLILGRPPLRQACLDIVLKCAIHSQDEVRGKAVRLVVKKLCDLTYASEKVEQFATDSLLAIANKHGGETDANFTTSKESTAEVEVGIQETSVSGSQVPDAGPCESGSTKASLISPKQSAVSEAKRYTSLFFALCTKRPILLRQLFNIYGGSPKVVKQCIHWHIPTLVRNLGSSCPEMLDIIHNPPEGSEELVSLILQTLTEESNPSPNLVVAVKHLYETKLKDASILIPLLSSFPKEEVLPIFPRLVDLPPARFQDALARILQGSAHTGPALTPAEALIAIHEINPEKDKVPLKKVIDACTACFEQRTVFTQQVLEKSLNKLVDNVPIPLLFMRTLIQALDAFPALVDFVMGILSRLVNKQIWKMPKLWVGFLKLAYQTQPRSFDVLLQLPTPQLEIALNKYPNLRPHLSSFVNQRNLHNILPRHTLNVLGFINEPQQAPMPFAPAAMQTADTTSSLPGTSLM is encoded by the exons ATGGAATTCCAGGCGGACGGCGCCCGGTGGCCGGAGCCGCGGGGCGGCTCcgccgaggcgccgccgccgccgctcgaggcCCCCTCTCCTCGCTTCGATTCGTCGCGTGCCCTAAG ATTGCTGAGAGAGCTTGGCAGAAATGTAACAGAAGATTTGGTTGTGCTGATGCCAAACTTGCTGTCATTTTTGAAACACGATGATCCTGCAGTTGTTAAGCAATCCATAGCTAGTGGGACAAATTTATTTGCTGCTGTACTGGAAGAGATGGCACTTCAG ATTAACGGGCGTGGAAGAGTTGATGCTTGGCTTGAAGAGATGTGGGCTTGGATGAACCAGTTCAAGGATGCAGTATGTGTTATGATGCATGAG CCTGGTCCTATTGCATTTAAACTACTCGCCGTAAAGTTCATTGAAACATGGATATTGTGCCTCACACCTCAACCCAACAGTGACCGAATACAGCCAATTGAAG GAAACAACCGGAGGTTTGATCCGTCACGATTAGCTAAATTTCATACTAGCCTTGATCCCGTTATTCTTGAAGCCAATGCAAATAGGGCTTTCATCCTCCTTGTGGATATTTTGAAATCAGCGTATGCTCACCGAGGATCCTTCCTAGTTGGCACCATTAATTC TCTTGCAGCTATTGGAAAGAATAGGCCGGTTTATTATGACCGTGTTCTGTCAGTGTTGTTTGGGTTTGACCCTAGTTTGCAGACTTCAAAAGGAGCTCATTCTGCAAGCCTGAGATATTCCCTGAAAACAGCCTTTTTAGGGTTTCTACGGAGTCCTTGCCAAGAAATGCTTGAT TCGAAGGACATACTAGTAAGGCGGCTCCGAGCTCTCAGCCCAGGTGAAGCAACAGAACAGATTATTAGGCAGGTAGAGAAGCTGTCTAGAAATATAGAGCGGGCTTCTCGTATGAACAAG GATGAACCTCCACCATGGGAGATGCCTTATGGAGATGTTAGTCGAAAGAATCCTGCTCCTGCTATGGCCGAGGGAATAGCTAAGAGAGCAAGATTTGATGGCTCTGCATGTTTGAATCCGCTAATCCAGGGAACACCTGATTATTCAGATGTGAAGATTGAAAATGATGCAAATATGGGTCATTCCTCTGACCCTACTATCTTGAGTACTGATGTATCTCCTGTTGAGAAGATGATTGAAATGATAGGCGCTTTACTTGCTGAAGGGGAAAGAGGAGCTGAATCCCTTGGTATTCTCATCTCATCGGTAGAGTCAGACGTCATGGCTGACATTGTAATTGAAACAATGAAGCATCTACCAGAAGCACCATTTCCATTAGCTACAAATAAGATTGAACCGCAATCAAATTTGCAATCTTCCTCCAGCCCCCCTACAGAGAACTTTCCAGGCCATACACACTCTTTGCCCTTTACAGCACAATTAGCACCATCTGCAGATGGAGTAGGCATTTCACCACCTGATGCCCTTCTCGGTCCTGGTTCTACTGATTCGAAGCGTGACCCAAGAAGA GATCCTCGTCGCCTTGATCCACGGCGAACAGTTGCACCTGCTACTGCTAGTGCCATACAGGTGAAGGTGGAAACCACTAGCATGCATCAGACAAATACTTTGTCAGATATACCTTCTGTTCCTGGGAAGGGTGAAAAATGTGCAGAATATTCAGGAGACCCACCTAAAAGTGAAGATGAGGAGCATCCATCTTCTCATCCTAATAATCAAGTAATTGTCGAAGAGAACTCTGAGTTTTTGGATGATGCCACAGAACCAGAGACAATTTTTGAATTGCACGCACCAGTGGAAGCCGGATTTCCTTCTGATGTCAATGAAGAGATGGACAATCCATTGTCACCAGAAGCTATTTCAAACAATGAATCTGATAGTATGGATTTGGAGGTTGATCCCTTTTCACCAGTCCCCAAGACATCAACACCAGAGGATACTACTCATGAGTTGCCACTTCTTCCATCTCATTTGGATTTGAGTGACAGTGAGAAGATCACATTGCATATATTAGCTGTTAGGCGGATAATTGATGATTACAAGAAAAATAGCCTGGATACAAGATTTTCTTTGCTTGCTCATTTGGTTGCTCAg AGTACTGCTGATGATAATATCATGGATTTGATTCAGAGGCACATTATCTTCCATTATCATGACCAGAAG GGTCACGAACTGGCTATGCATGTGTTGTATCAGCTGCAGTGTGTCAATATTGCTGACGCACCAGAAAGTTCCACATCTACTTCTGAACATTACGAGAAGTTCTTTATATCACTT GCGAAGTCCTTGATTGATTCGTTACCCGCCTCAGATAAATCTTTTAGTAAACTTCTGTGTGATGCCCCATGTTTGCCTGAGCCTCTGTTTAGATTACTTGAGGGTCTTTGTATGTCACAAGGCAACAACCAACAAATAAAGGACAGCGAGGGTGACCGTGTTGCCCAAGGCCTCGGAACAGTATGGAGTCTTATTTTAGGGCGGCCTCCACTTCGTCAAGCTTGCTTGGATATTGTTCTGAAG TGTGCCATTCACTCTCAAGATGAAGTCCGAGGAAAAGCGGTTAGATTG GTTGTCAAAAAGCTCTGTGATCTGACATATGCATCAGAAAAAGTCGAGCAGTTTGCCACAGATAGTCTTCTGGCAATTGCTAATAAGCATGGCGGGGAGACAGATGCTAATTTCACAACCTCAAAAGAATCTACAGCCGAG GTTGAAGTAGGCATCCAGGAAACTTCAGTTAGTGGCTCCCAGGTTCCCGATGCTGGACCTTGTGAAAGTGGATCTACCAAGGCCTCGTTGATTTCACCTAAACAATCAGCAGTATCTGAGGCCAAACGCTATACTTCATTGTTTTTTGCACTTTGCACAAAG AGACCCATTCTTCTTCGACAGTTGTTCAATATCTATGGAGGGTCTCCAAAAGTTGTGAAACAG TGTATCCATTGGCATATACCCACCCTTGTAAGAAATCTGGGATCCTCATGTCCTGAAATGCTGGACATTATTCATAATCCACCTGAAGGCAGTGAAGAACTTGTTAGCCTG ATACTTCAAACACTGACCGAAGAATCAAATCCTTCACCCAACCTGGTTGTGGCTGTTAAACATCTGTATGAGACCAAGCTGAAG GATGCATCTATTCTCATTCCATTGCTATCCTCATTTCCGAAGGAAGAG GTGCTACCCATATTTCCTAGACTAGTTGATCTCCCACCTGCCAGATTCCAAGATGCACTTGCTCGGATATTGCAG GGATCTGCTCATACTGGTCCAGCGTTAACCCCTGCGGAAGCTCTGATTGCAATCCATGAAATTAATCCAGAAAAGGACAAAGTTCCCCTAAAGAAG GTCATAGATGCTTGCACTGCTTGCTTTGAGCAGCGCACGGTATTTACTCAGCAAGTTCTGGAGAAGTCATTGAATAAATTG GTTGATAATGTTCCGATTCCTCTTCTTTTTATGAGGACTCTTATTCAAGCACTTGATGCTTTCCCAGCTTTG GTTGATTTTGTCATGGGAATACTTTCCAGGCTTGTCAATAAGCAG ATCTGGAAAATGCCAAAGCTGTGGGTTGGATTCTTAAAATTGGCATACCAGACTCAACCACGCTCGTTTGATGTTTTGTTACAG TTACCTACGCCGCAGCTTGAAATTGCACTGAATAAGTATCCGAATCTTCGACCACATCTTTCTTCCTTTGTTAATCAgcggaacttgcacaacatcttgccCAG ACATACTTTGAATGTCTTGGGATTCATCAATGAACCACAGCAGGCACCAATGCCATTTGCACCTGCTGCGATGCAAACAGCAGACACAACTTCCTCTCTTCCTGGTACAAGCCTAATGTGA
- the LOC124658990 gene encoding uncharacterized protein LOC124658990 isoform X1: MEFQADGARWPEPRGGSAEAPPPPLEAPSPRFDSSRALRLLRELGRNVTEDLVVLMPNLLSFLKHDDPAVVKQSIASGTNLFAAVLEEMALQINGRGRVDAWLEEMWAWMNQFKDAVCVMMHEPGPIAFKLLAVKFIETWILCLTPQPNSDRIQPIEGNNRRFDPSRLAKFHTSLDPVILEANANRAFILLVDILKSAYAHRGSFLVGTINSLAAIGKNRPVYYDRVLSVLFGFDPSLQTSKGAHSASLRYSLKTAFLGFLRSPCQEMLDSKDILVRRLRALSPGEATEQIIRQVEKLSRNIERASRMNKDEPPPWEMPYGDVSRKNPAPAMAEGIAKRARFDGSACLNPLIQGTPDYSDVKIENDANMGHSSDPTILSTDVSPVEKMIEMIGALLAEGERGAESLGILISSVESDVMADIVIETMKHLPEAPFPLATNKIEPQSNLQSSSSPPTENFPGHTHSLPFTAQLAPSADGVGISPPDALLGPGSTDSKRDPRRDPRRLDPRRTVAPATASAIQVKVETTSMHQTNTLSDIPSVPGKGEKCAEYSGDPPKSEDEEHPSSHPNNQVIVEENSEFLDDATEPETIFELHAPVEAGFPSDVNEEMDNPLSPEAISNNESDSMDLEVDPFSPVPKTSTPEDTTHELPLLPSHLDLSDSEKITLHILAVRRIIDDYKKNSLDTRFSLLAHLVAQSTADDNIMDLIQRHIIFHYHDQKGHELAMHVLYQLQCVNIADAPESSTSTSEHYEKFFISLAKSLIDSLPASDKSFSKLLCDAPCLPEPLFRLLEGLCMSQGNNQQIKDSEGDRVAQGLGTVWSLILGRPPLRQACLDIVLKCAIHSQDEVRGKAVRLVVKKLCDLTYASEKVEQFATDSLLAIANKHGGETDANFTTSKESTAEQVEVGIQETSVSGSQVPDAGPCESGSTKASLISPKQSAVSEAKRYTSLFFALCTKRPILLRQLFNIYGGSPKVVKQCIHWHIPTLVRNLGSSCPEMLDIIHNPPEGSEELVSLILQTLTEESNPSPNLVVAVKHLYETKLKDASILIPLLSSFPKEEVLPIFPRLVDLPPARFQDALARILQGSAHTGPALTPAEALIAIHEINPEKDKVPLKKVIDACTACFEQRTVFTQQVLEKSLNKLVDNVPIPLLFMRTLIQALDAFPALVDFVMGILSRLVNKQIWKMPKLWVGFLKLAYQTQPRSFDVLLQLPTPQLEIALNKYPNLRPHLSSFVNQRNLHNILPRHTLNVLGFINEPQQAPMPFAPAAMQTADTTSSLPGTSLM; this comes from the exons ATGGAATTCCAGGCGGACGGCGCCCGGTGGCCGGAGCCGCGGGGCGGCTCcgccgaggcgccgccgccgccgctcgaggcCCCCTCTCCTCGCTTCGATTCGTCGCGTGCCCTAAG ATTGCTGAGAGAGCTTGGCAGAAATGTAACAGAAGATTTGGTTGTGCTGATGCCAAACTTGCTGTCATTTTTGAAACACGATGATCCTGCAGTTGTTAAGCAATCCATAGCTAGTGGGACAAATTTATTTGCTGCTGTACTGGAAGAGATGGCACTTCAG ATTAACGGGCGTGGAAGAGTTGATGCTTGGCTTGAAGAGATGTGGGCTTGGATGAACCAGTTCAAGGATGCAGTATGTGTTATGATGCATGAG CCTGGTCCTATTGCATTTAAACTACTCGCCGTAAAGTTCATTGAAACATGGATATTGTGCCTCACACCTCAACCCAACAGTGACCGAATACAGCCAATTGAAG GAAACAACCGGAGGTTTGATCCGTCACGATTAGCTAAATTTCATACTAGCCTTGATCCCGTTATTCTTGAAGCCAATGCAAATAGGGCTTTCATCCTCCTTGTGGATATTTTGAAATCAGCGTATGCTCACCGAGGATCCTTCCTAGTTGGCACCATTAATTC TCTTGCAGCTATTGGAAAGAATAGGCCGGTTTATTATGACCGTGTTCTGTCAGTGTTGTTTGGGTTTGACCCTAGTTTGCAGACTTCAAAAGGAGCTCATTCTGCAAGCCTGAGATATTCCCTGAAAACAGCCTTTTTAGGGTTTCTACGGAGTCCTTGCCAAGAAATGCTTGAT TCGAAGGACATACTAGTAAGGCGGCTCCGAGCTCTCAGCCCAGGTGAAGCAACAGAACAGATTATTAGGCAGGTAGAGAAGCTGTCTAGAAATATAGAGCGGGCTTCTCGTATGAACAAG GATGAACCTCCACCATGGGAGATGCCTTATGGAGATGTTAGTCGAAAGAATCCTGCTCCTGCTATGGCCGAGGGAATAGCTAAGAGAGCAAGATTTGATGGCTCTGCATGTTTGAATCCGCTAATCCAGGGAACACCTGATTATTCAGATGTGAAGATTGAAAATGATGCAAATATGGGTCATTCCTCTGACCCTACTATCTTGAGTACTGATGTATCTCCTGTTGAGAAGATGATTGAAATGATAGGCGCTTTACTTGCTGAAGGGGAAAGAGGAGCTGAATCCCTTGGTATTCTCATCTCATCGGTAGAGTCAGACGTCATGGCTGACATTGTAATTGAAACAATGAAGCATCTACCAGAAGCACCATTTCCATTAGCTACAAATAAGATTGAACCGCAATCAAATTTGCAATCTTCCTCCAGCCCCCCTACAGAGAACTTTCCAGGCCATACACACTCTTTGCCCTTTACAGCACAATTAGCACCATCTGCAGATGGAGTAGGCATTTCACCACCTGATGCCCTTCTCGGTCCTGGTTCTACTGATTCGAAGCGTGACCCAAGAAGA GATCCTCGTCGCCTTGATCCACGGCGAACAGTTGCACCTGCTACTGCTAGTGCCATACAGGTGAAGGTGGAAACCACTAGCATGCATCAGACAAATACTTTGTCAGATATACCTTCTGTTCCTGGGAAGGGTGAAAAATGTGCAGAATATTCAGGAGACCCACCTAAAAGTGAAGATGAGGAGCATCCATCTTCTCATCCTAATAATCAAGTAATTGTCGAAGAGAACTCTGAGTTTTTGGATGATGCCACAGAACCAGAGACAATTTTTGAATTGCACGCACCAGTGGAAGCCGGATTTCCTTCTGATGTCAATGAAGAGATGGACAATCCATTGTCACCAGAAGCTATTTCAAACAATGAATCTGATAGTATGGATTTGGAGGTTGATCCCTTTTCACCAGTCCCCAAGACATCAACACCAGAGGATACTACTCATGAGTTGCCACTTCTTCCATCTCATTTGGATTTGAGTGACAGTGAGAAGATCACATTGCATATATTAGCTGTTAGGCGGATAATTGATGATTACAAGAAAAATAGCCTGGATACAAGATTTTCTTTGCTTGCTCATTTGGTTGCTCAg AGTACTGCTGATGATAATATCATGGATTTGATTCAGAGGCACATTATCTTCCATTATCATGACCAGAAG GGTCACGAACTGGCTATGCATGTGTTGTATCAGCTGCAGTGTGTCAATATTGCTGACGCACCAGAAAGTTCCACATCTACTTCTGAACATTACGAGAAGTTCTTTATATCACTT GCGAAGTCCTTGATTGATTCGTTACCCGCCTCAGATAAATCTTTTAGTAAACTTCTGTGTGATGCCCCATGTTTGCCTGAGCCTCTGTTTAGATTACTTGAGGGTCTTTGTATGTCACAAGGCAACAACCAACAAATAAAGGACAGCGAGGGTGACCGTGTTGCCCAAGGCCTCGGAACAGTATGGAGTCTTATTTTAGGGCGGCCTCCACTTCGTCAAGCTTGCTTGGATATTGTTCTGAAG TGTGCCATTCACTCTCAAGATGAAGTCCGAGGAAAAGCGGTTAGATTG GTTGTCAAAAAGCTCTGTGATCTGACATATGCATCAGAAAAAGTCGAGCAGTTTGCCACAGATAGTCTTCTGGCAATTGCTAATAAGCATGGCGGGGAGACAGATGCTAATTTCACAACCTCAAAAGAATCTACAGCCGAG CAGGTTGAAGTAGGCATCCAGGAAACTTCAGTTAGTGGCTCCCAGGTTCCCGATGCTGGACCTTGTGAAAGTGGATCTACCAAGGCCTCGTTGATTTCACCTAAACAATCAGCAGTATCTGAGGCCAAACGCTATACTTCATTGTTTTTTGCACTTTGCACAAAG AGACCCATTCTTCTTCGACAGTTGTTCAATATCTATGGAGGGTCTCCAAAAGTTGTGAAACAG TGTATCCATTGGCATATACCCACCCTTGTAAGAAATCTGGGATCCTCATGTCCTGAAATGCTGGACATTATTCATAATCCACCTGAAGGCAGTGAAGAACTTGTTAGCCTG ATACTTCAAACACTGACCGAAGAATCAAATCCTTCACCCAACCTGGTTGTGGCTGTTAAACATCTGTATGAGACCAAGCTGAAG GATGCATCTATTCTCATTCCATTGCTATCCTCATTTCCGAAGGAAGAG GTGCTACCCATATTTCCTAGACTAGTTGATCTCCCACCTGCCAGATTCCAAGATGCACTTGCTCGGATATTGCAG GGATCTGCTCATACTGGTCCAGCGTTAACCCCTGCGGAAGCTCTGATTGCAATCCATGAAATTAATCCAGAAAAGGACAAAGTTCCCCTAAAGAAG GTCATAGATGCTTGCACTGCTTGCTTTGAGCAGCGCACGGTATTTACTCAGCAAGTTCTGGAGAAGTCATTGAATAAATTG GTTGATAATGTTCCGATTCCTCTTCTTTTTATGAGGACTCTTATTCAAGCACTTGATGCTTTCCCAGCTTTG GTTGATTTTGTCATGGGAATACTTTCCAGGCTTGTCAATAAGCAG ATCTGGAAAATGCCAAAGCTGTGGGTTGGATTCTTAAAATTGGCATACCAGACTCAACCACGCTCGTTTGATGTTTTGTTACAG TTACCTACGCCGCAGCTTGAAATTGCACTGAATAAGTATCCGAATCTTCGACCACATCTTTCTTCCTTTGTTAATCAgcggaacttgcacaacatcttgccCAG ACATACTTTGAATGTCTTGGGATTCATCAATGAACCACAGCAGGCACCAATGCCATTTGCACCTGCTGCGATGCAAACAGCAGACACAACTTCCTCTCTTCCTGGTACAAGCCTAATGTGA
- the LOC124661329 gene encoding sterile alpha motif domain-containing protein 1-like, which translates to MPPPPPPQPPPPPPPSSPPPLNAHRHPLPPTPSPPTSLLLAPGPSPTRALALLFPDASARLFATLPSPTTTPPPLPTPVPSPLAAAACFVLLLPSSHLLFLSAHPAPASPAVHLRAYALAAGRFAPAPLAFRRQASPSALPLHGLPFGLGVRLAAGVNAVALLSLAAGQIWLLAPRMAADGRTLQLHKCAVVELESARPVYAMQVAMAKLLLGEAGGVRVFPLTSLMKGGRERKEGAGALARKSLHKKNGVLNGLIVPVGRGAGARGAQGDAASGCKLTTLRVKQSSGSYSSIFLTFNQVDHNSQGGVNLTKSVKAVSIQPFSKEKFLVLDSAGVLHVFSHELASEATKTYSLDCALKVQSFAVFPSCSTKTQILWVSDGAHSIHMVSTLPALDVESPKSDNGDCDEERELATIKLSAIEAIFTSEKVQDIVSISKDSVLILGQGNMFLYGTA; encoded by the exons atgccgcctccgcctcctccgcaaccccctcctccgccgccgccgtcctcccctCCCCCTCTCAACGCCCACCGCCACCCGCTCccgcccacgccgtcgccgcccacctccctcctcctcgcACCAGGCCCCTCCCCAACCCGCGCCCTCGCGCTCCTCTTCCCGGACGCCTCCGCGCGCCTCTTCGCCACCCTcccctcccccaccaccaccccacctcccctccccacccccgtcccctccccgctcgccgccgcggcctgcttcgtgctcctcctcccctcctcccacctcctcttcctctccgCGCACCCGGCCCCCGCCTCCCCGGCCGTCCACCTCCGCGCCTAcgccctcgccgccggccgcttcGCGCCCGCCCCGCTCGCCTTCAGGCGCCAAGCCTCGCCCTCCGCCCTGCCCCTCCACGGCCTCCCCTTCGGCCTCGGCGTCCGCCTCGCCGCCGGGGTCAACGCCGTCGCGCTGCTCTCCCTCGCCGCAGGCCAGATCTGGCTGCTCGCGCCCAGGATGGCCGCCGACGGGCGCACGCTCCAGCTGCACAAGTGCGCGGTTGTTGAGCTCGAGTCGGCGCGGCCCGTCTACGCCATGCAGGTCGCCATGGCCAAGCTGCTGCTCGGCGAGGCTGGCGGCGTGCGCGTGTTCCCGCTCACAAGTTTGATGAAGGGTgggagggagaggaaggagggtGCCGGGGCTTTAGCAAGGAAGAGCTTGCACAAGAAGAACGGGGTTCTCAATGGCTTGATTGTGCCGGTTGGGCGTGGTGCTGGCGCCCGAGGTGCTCAAGGAGATGCTGCTTCCGGTT GCAAGCTTACAACCTTGAGGGTGAAACAGAGTTCAGGGAGCTATTCCTCTATCTTTTTGACCTTTAACCAAGTGGATCATAACTCACAAGGTGGTGTAAATTTGACAAAATCAGTTAAAGCTGTGTCAATCCAACCTTTTTCCAAGGAAAAGTTTTTGGTACTTGATTCAGCTGGAGTTTTGCATGTCTTCAGTCATGAATTGGCCTCAGAAGCTACCAAAACGTACTCTTTGGATTGCGCCCTGAAGGTCCAATCGTTCGCTGTTTTCCCAAGTTGTTCTACGA AGACACAAATTCTTTGGGTTTCAGATGGTGCGCATTCCATACACATGGTGTCAACATTGCCAGCATTGGATGTTGAGTCCCCTAAAAGTGACAATGGTGATTGTGATGAGGAAAGAGAGTTAGCAACCATTAAGCTCTCAG CTATTGAAGCCATATTTACTAGTGAAAAGGTTCAGGACATTGTATCTATCTCCAAGGATTCTGTGCTTATCCTTGGCCAAG GCAACATGTTTTTATATGGAACTGCTTGA